Proteins from one Malaya genurostris strain Urasoe2022 chromosome 2, Malgen_1.1, whole genome shotgun sequence genomic window:
- the LOC131429480 gene encoding squamous cell carcinoma antigen recognized by T-cells 3 encodes MSDAEMKDTGETKGDEMDTAGVEEDEQDSDATSKDDSASSDSDSSDDNEDDDDEASRIKQYLELLRMIQEDKYNYDNYVKLLEIAHQLTDLDKIRQSAEIFASVYPLSPDIWLRWLATEQGIASSPEQLQALDKLYRRALGDYFSVEVAEQYGLMAVRAERELSELIWDTLIPTYGLHVTKGRNIWATYREDFLEKSEQSPDQLNQLARIYERELKIPLKNMEDSYIEYKLLCEKHKEVLQDLNPEKFERRYKQAKELLQRMLPFEEKLTALEPHCHQERAELYRLYIKECRSQLADDELQVLYERSVTDCCLDPTMWTDYLKYLDKYPPDLDENPVSPVFSQTPADIVNRALRNCPWSAELYVEKMRIVEREKRPKEDILKIMEEVATVEFQAPEPAVKVWLEYLTYLRRHADFEDEKERDILRSNFELAWNQLGRTWGELADPECKILQFWGRLEYGQLGDLIKGRDLWQNVMDSSDNCTRAGLWIEYAELESKRGLDAVRKLYRKAIGSVALNDPETLAAAWMRFERCNGTLEQLTVCQEICTATVQAYYRTLNQSRTAKGRRSDPKKEPTEPSKKKPTKRSLDDDDDDAGESKEGHFKKPKTPIGPSLPKKVDSSLEENTKRIRLEEPPAGKEKDTFNDNRRLFFSNLSFDATEEQIRATFPELAFKSIELVHGSSGKSRGFGYVEFENEQDVQKALSFDRRPLDGRPVFISSLARDKSSRPHKFKYSEKFEPNKLFIKGLPFEAGNEDVRKLFEPFGKLRDVRVVFYRSGKSKGLAYVEYESEAAAKKAVLNMDHHEMNGFTLTVALSAPPPRGNPTAGVEPENPTAGSSLGGGKRHVTKGDVKQKLSTMIPTALLRKTVPTTNPQAGGSSSNGNKPKSNEDFRKLLLK; translated from the exons CTAGAACTGCTGAGAATGATACAGGAGGACAAGTATAATTACGACAACTACGTGAAACTGTTGGAGATTGCACA TCAATTAACCGACCTGGACAAAATTCGTCAGAGCGCAGAAATCTTTGCTTCCGTTTATCCGCTATCGCCCGACATTTGGTTGCGCTGGTTAGCAACCGAACAGGGAATTGCCTCCTCGCCGGAACAACTGCAAGCGTTAGATAAACTCTACCGGCGAGCCTTGGGAGATTACTTTTCGGTTGAAGTCGCAGAACAGTATGGACTGATGGCCGTCCGAGCGGAACGTGAGCTTTCGGAACTTATTTGGGACACATTGATTCCGACGTATGGCCTGCACGTGACCAAGGGTCGTAATATTTGGGCCACCTATCGGGAGGATTTTTTAGAGAAATCTGAACA atcaccgGATCAGTTAAATCAGTTGGCGCGTATCTACGAGCGGGAGCTGAAGATTCCACTTAAAAATATGGAGGACTCTTACATCGAGTACAAGTTGCTGTGTGAGAAGCATAAGGAAGTATTGCAGGATCTGAACCCGGAAAAATTTGAACGACGCTACAAACAGGCAAAAGAACTTCTGCAGCGAATGTTACCGTTCGAGGAAAAACTGACCGCGCTTGAACCGCACTGTCATCAGGAAAGAGCAGAACTTTACCGGCTGTATATCAAGGAATGTCGATCGCAGTTGGCAGATGACGAGCTGCAAGTGCTGTACGAAAGATCCGTAACGGATTGTTGTTTGGACCCAACGATGTGGACGGATTATTTGAAATACTTGGACAAATATCCACCGGATTTGGACGAGAATCCAGTGTCGCCGGTGTTCAGTCAGACACCGGCCGATATCGTGAACCGTGCACTGCGGAACTGCCCCTGGAGCGCTGAGCTTTACGTTGAGAAGATGCGAATTGTGGAACGCGAGAAGCGTCCCAAAGAGGATATTCTGAAGATTATGGAGGAAGTAGCAACCGTGGAATTCCAAGCTCCTGAACCGGCGGTGAAAGTTTGGTTGGAATATCTGACATATTTGCGACGTCATGCCGATTTCGAGGACGAAAAAGAAAGAGACATTTTGCGTTCTAATTTTGAGTTGGCCTGGAATCAGCTTGGCCGAACGTGGGGTGAGTTGGCTGATCCGGAGTGTAAAATTTTACAGTTCTGGGGTCGGTTGGAGTACGGCCAGTTGGGTGATTTGATTAAGGGTCGCGATCTGTGGCAGAACGTGATGGACAGTTCGGACAATTGCACCCGGGCCGGACTTTGGATCGAATATGCCGAGCTGGAGTCGAAACGAGGACTGGATGCGGTTCGAAAGTTGTACCGAAAAGCGATCGGTTCCGTGGCATTGAATGACCCGGAAACCCTAGCAGCGGCTTGGATGCGCTTCGAACGATGCAACGGAACGTTGGAACAGTTGACTGTTTGTCAGGAGATTTGTACTGCCACCGTACAGGCATACTACCGGACACTGAATCAGTCGCGTACCGCAAAAGGTCGCCGTTCGGATCCGAAAAAAGAACCCACCGAGCCAAGCAAGAAGAAGCCTACGAAAAGATCTctcgatgatgacgatgatgatgctgGAGAAAGCAAAGAAGGACATTTCAAAAAGCCTAAGACCCCGATAGGACCGTCGCTgcccaaaaaagttgattcctcGTTGGAGGAAAATACCAAGCGAATTCGTTTGGAGGAACCACCGGCGGGCAAAGAGAAGGATACCTTTAACGATAATCGTCGTTTGTTTTTCAGCAACCTAAGCTTCGACGCTACGGAAGAACAGATTCGTGCCACATTTCCGGAGTTGGCGTTCAAATCAATCGAACTGGTTCACGGTTCCAGTGGTAAAAGTCGTGGCTTCGGTTACGTAGAATTCGAGAACGAACAGGACGTCCAGAAGGCACTCAGTTTCGATCGTCGTCCACTCGATGGCCGCCCAGTATTTATATCTTCGTTGGCCCGCGATAAATCCAGTCGTCCCCATAAATTCAAATACTCGGAAAAGTTCGAACCGAACAAACTTTTCATCAAGGGCCTACCATTCGAAGCGGGAAACGAAGATGTGCGAAAGTTGTTTGAACCATTCGGGAAGCTCAGGGACGTACGGGTGGTGTTCTATCGCAGTGGCAAATCCAAGGGGTTGGCTTATGTGGAGTACGAAAGTGAGGCTGCAGCCAAAAAAGCCGTTCTGAATATGGATCATCACGAAATGAACGGATTCACGCTAACCGTTGCCCTTTCCGCTCCTCCACCCCGGGGTAATCCGACGGCGGGAGTCGAACCGGAAAATCCTACCGCCGGTAGCAGTCTAGGCGGAGGGAAACGACACGTCACTAAAGG AGACGTCAAACAAAAACTGTCCACCATGATTCCAACTGCTCTTCTGAGAAAAACCGTTCCTACTACCAATCCACAAGCCGGCGGAAGTAGCTCCAACGGAAACAAACCAAAATCTAACGAAGATTTCCGTAAACTACTTCTAAAGTAG